The Fusobacterium sp. DD2 nucleotide sequence CTATCAGCCAGTTTCTAGCTACCTTCATTTCTTATCACCATCCTGCTTTTGTATATCTGCATTAAGTATTCTTTTTCTCTCTGCTGCTTTCTCTTTATCTCTTCTCCATTGGTGCATTATAAGTACTAAAGCTATAATACCATATGAGATAAATACTCTAAAGTATTCTCCAATCTGTGCAGATCCTATCAACTCTTTACCTGCTCTTGGTGCCAGGATAAACATAGCATGGAAAAGTATTACACCACTTAAAGCATTTGGAATAGTTGCCTTTGATACTGTAGCTCCCCCTATTAGAAGTGCTGCAATAGAGAACATTCCTATTTGCTCATGGCTGTTATATGTATTCATAGTACCTATATTTTGTAAAAATATTATCTGTCCAATTCCTGCTAACATAGTTGAAATAACAATGGCTATTATTCTGGTTCTATCAGCACTAATTCCAGCAGATCTTGATACTTCCAAATCCTGTCCAATAGCTCTCATGTCCTGTCCTATCTTAGTTTTTCTAAACCACACTATAAACATACAGAACAAAACTATTGCTATTATTGTCAATATTGGAATTGAATACTCTCCAATATGCATTACAACAGCATCATCTAGAGATCTTCTTATATTTTTAAGGTCAATTGCATTTCTAACTCCATAT carries:
- a CDS encoding ABC transporter permease; the protein is MESKIKKFLVNNVVPIFMIIVILLSVPVSGLSLKYIIQEIILRLSRNLFLVLSLLIPIIAGMGLNFGIVLGAMAGQIALIFVTDWQVVGLQGLFLAMIMSLPLAALLGYIGGVVLNKAKGKEMITSMILGFFINGVYQLIVLYGMGKVIPITDTSILLSRGYGVRNAIDLKNIRRSLDDAVVMHIGEYSIPILTIIAIVLFCMFIVWFRKTKIGQDMRAIGQDLEVSRSAGISADRTRIIAIVISTMLAGIGQIIFLQNIGTMNTYNSHEQIGMFSIAALLIGGATVSKATIPNALSGVILFHAMFILAPRAGKELIGSAQIGEYFRVFISYGIIALVLIMHQWRRDKEKAAERKRILNADIQKQDGDKK